One Thioclava sp. ES.031 genomic window, CCGCCTTGATATTTGTATGGCCGTGCACGATCAGCGCCCCGTGGTCGCGGCTGTCGGTCAGGAAGGGTTTGCGAATCCACAGGAGGTCATCCTCCACCTGATCCTCCATCGCCACGCCGGGCCGGATACCCGCATGGACGAAGATCGCCTCGCCGCGCGGGAAATAGGCGGGCTGTCCCGCGAGCCAGTCGCGATGGGCCTGCGGGATCGCGGATAGTTCCTTCGCGACCTCGTCGAGCGGGCGGGAGAAAGCGTTCTCGATGCCGTAGCTTTCCAGCGTCGCCTCGCCGCCCACGCGTGGATTGAGATAGGAGACCTCCGCGCTCAGGATCGGGTCTTCGGTATAGGGATCGTCGAGAAAGCCGAGGAACATCCGGTCGTGATTGCCACGCAGCACGATCCAGTTCTCGCCGCTTTGCTGGCCTTTCATCAGGTAATCGATCACCCCGGCAGAGTCCGGTCCGCGATCGACCAGATCGCCGACATGCACGATCGGGGCCTCGGTCTCGCCGCATGCCGCGCGATCCGCTGCGATCAGCTCATGCGCGCGCTTGAGCTTGTCGAGATGTCCGTGAATGTCGCCGATCGCATAGGTGCGCATGCCTGTCCCTTCCAATGAAAAGGCCCCCCGCGCGCGGCGGAGGGCCCGGATTCAACCGTTCAGCTAGATCAGCCGAGAACGAATTCCAGCGGTTTGACCTGCTTGAAGCCACCCGAGGTTTTCAGCGCGTCGACCACGTCCTGACCGACGGCCTCGTCGACATAGGCGATGGCGATCGCCTCGCCGCCCTGCTTCGAACGACCCAAGGTGAAGTTCGCGAGGTTCACGCCCTTCTGGCCGAGGATCGTGCCGAGTTTGCCGATGATGCCGGGCACGTCGTCGTTGGTGGTGTAGAGCATGTGCTCGCCCACTTCGGCGTCTATGTTGATGCCTTTGATCTGGATGAAGCGCGGCTTGCCATCCGAGAACACGGTGCCCGCGATCGAGCGTTCCTTGCTCTCCGAGACGACGGTGACCTTGATGTAGCCTTCGAAGATACCGGTCTGGTCCTGCGAGGTGGTCGAGATCTGGATGCCGCGCTCTTTTGCGATGACCGGGGCGGAGACCATGTTCACGTCCGGCTGGCTGGCTTTCAGGATGCCCGAAACCACGGCGGCGTCGAGCGCCTTGAGGTTCATCTCGGACGCCACACCGTCGAAGGTGATGTTGATCGCCTTGATCGCATCTTCGGTCATCTGACCGATGAAGCCGCCGAGGTGCTGCGCGAGACGGACCCACGGGCCCATGACTTTCGCCTCTTCGGCGGTCATCGAGGGCATGTTGAGCGCGTTCTCGACAGCGCCGTCCAGCAGGTAGTTCGACATCTGCTCTGCGACTTGCAGGGCGACGTTTTCCTGCGCTTCGGTGGTCGAGGCGCCGAGGTGCGGCGTGCAGACCACGTTCGGCAGGCCGAACAGGACGTTATCGGTCGCCGGTTCCTCGGCGAAGACGTCGAAGGCCGCGCCCGCGACATGGCCGGACTTGATGAGATCGGCCAGCGCCTGCTCGTCGACCAGACCGCCACGCGCACAGTTGATGATGCGCACACCGGGCTTGGTTTTCTGCAGGTTCTCCTTCGAGAGGATGTTGCGGGTCGAATCCGTCAGCGGCACGTGCAGCGTGATGAAATCGGCGCGACGCAGCAGCTCGTCCAGCTCGACCTTCTCGACGCCCATGTTGGCCGCCTTCTCTTCGCTCAGGAAGGGGTCATAGGCCACGACCTTCATCTTCAGGCCACGCGCACGGTCGCAGACGATACCACCGATATTGCCCGCACCGATCACGCCGAGCGTCTTGGCGGTCAGTTCGACCCCCATGAATTTCGACTTTTCCCATTTGCCGGCCTGCGTCGAGGCATCGGCTTCGGGGATCTGGCGCGCAACGGCGAACATCATCGCGATGGCGTGCTCGGCGGTGGTGATCATGTTGCCGAAGGGCGTGTTCATCACGATCACGCCTTTCTTGCTCGAGGCTTCCTTGTCGACATTGTCGGTGCCGATACCGGCGCGGCCGACGACTTTCAGGTTGGTCGCGCTTTCGAGCAGTTTCGCCGTGACCTTGGTGGCCGAGCGGATGGCGAGACCGTCATACTTGC contains:
- a CDS encoding metallophosphoesterase family protein, which codes for MRTYAIGDIHGHLDKLKRAHELIAADRAACGETEAPIVHVGDLVDRGPDSAGVIDYLMKGQQSGENWIVLRGNHDRMFLGFLDDPYTEDPILSAEVSYLNPRVGGEATLESYGIENAFSRPLDEVAKELSAIPQAHRDWLAGQPAYFPRGEAIFVHAGIRPGVAMEDQVEDDLLWIRKPFLTDSRDHGALIVHGHTNIKAATHYGNRLNLDSGAGYGHPLSTAVIEGRDAWLLTPEGRAELPRG
- the serA gene encoding phosphoglycerate dehydrogenase, translating into MAPKVLVSDKLSETAVQIFRDRGIEVDFEPSLGKDKEKLAEVIGKYDGLAIRSATKVTAKLLESATNLKVVGRAGIGTDNVDKEASSKKGVIVMNTPFGNMITTAEHAIAMMFAVARQIPEADASTQAGKWEKSKFMGVELTAKTLGVIGAGNIGGIVCDRARGLKMKVVAYDPFLSEEKAANMGVEKVELDELLRRADFITLHVPLTDSTRNILSKENLQKTKPGVRIINCARGGLVDEQALADLIKSGHVAGAAFDVFAEEPATDNVLFGLPNVVCTPHLGASTTEAQENVALQVAEQMSNYLLDGAVENALNMPSMTAEEAKVMGPWVRLAQHLGGFIGQMTEDAIKAINITFDGVASEMNLKALDAAVVSGILKASQPDVNMVSAPVIAKERGIQISTTSQDQTGIFEGYIKVTVVSESKERSIAGTVFSDGKPRFIQIKGINIDAEVGEHMLYTTNDDVPGIIGKLGTILGQKGVNLANFTLGRSKQGGEAIAIAYVDEAVGQDVVDALKTSGGFKQVKPLEFVLG